A genomic stretch from Chitinophaga agri includes:
- a CDS encoding chorismate synthase, with product MNSFGRLFRVNVFGESHGASVGVNIDGVPAGIPLTQEDFLPDLERRKAGAKGTTPRKEEDLPFIKSGVFNDHTTGAPVTILFENNNTRSTDYEKLREFPRPGHADFVATHKFGGFEDYRGGGHFSGRLTLNLVAAGVIAKKILGAGISVKATLTEVGGLPDAEKGLEAAIAAKDSVGGIVECVVEGLPIGLGEPFFDSVESTIAHAVFSIPAIKGIEFGAGFAAAKMKGVEHNDAILDASGKTATNHAGGVVGGITNGNPLVFRVAVKPTSSTPKEQHTLNIKSGEVESFSVKGRHDLCIALRVPVVLEAVAAMALADLMLLEHRAGRVWK from the coding sequence ATGAACAGCTTTGGTAGATTATTCCGGGTGAATGTATTTGGCGAATCGCATGGCGCCAGCGTAGGTGTGAATATAGACGGTGTTCCTGCCGGTATTCCGCTTACTCAGGAGGATTTCCTGCCTGACCTGGAACGACGTAAGGCCGGAGCAAAAGGTACGACTCCCCGCAAGGAAGAAGACCTGCCTTTTATTAAGTCCGGTGTATTCAATGATCATACTACCGGTGCTCCTGTCACGATATTATTTGAAAACAACAATACCCGCAGTACCGACTATGAGAAGCTCCGTGAGTTTCCGCGTCCTGGTCATGCGGATTTTGTAGCTACACATAAATTCGGTGGTTTCGAAGATTATCGTGGCGGTGGTCATTTCAGTGGCCGTCTTACCCTGAACCTGGTAGCTGCTGGTGTTATTGCCAAGAAGATCCTGGGTGCTGGTATATCTGTAAAGGCTACGCTGACAGAAGTAGGCGGATTGCCTGATGCAGAGAAAGGGCTGGAAGCTGCTATTGCAGCTAAAGATTCCGTAGGTGGGATTGTGGAATGTGTAGTGGAAGGGCTGCCTATCGGCCTCGGAGAGCCTTTCTTTGATTCAGTGGAATCCACAATTGCCCATGCCGTATTCTCAATCCCTGCTATCAAGGGTATCGAATTCGGTGCTGGCTTCGCTGCGGCAAAAATGAAAGGTGTTGAGCATAACGATGCCATTCTGGATGCAAGCGGAAAGACAGCTACGAATCATGCCGGCGGTGTAGTAGGTGGTATTACCAATGGTAATCCGCTCGTATTCCGCGTAGCGGTAAAGCCAACTTCCAGCACGCCGAAAGAACAGCATACGCTGAACATTAAGAGCGGAGAAGTGGAGAGCTTCAGTGTAAAAGGCCGTCATGACCTGTGTATTGCGCTGCGCGTACCCGTAGTACTGGAAGCAGTGGCCGCTATGGCACTAGCGGATCTTATGCTGCTGGAACACAGGGCTGGCAGGGTCTGGAAATAA
- a CDS encoding FKBP-type peptidyl-prolyl cis-trans isomerase — MIRKALLLGVLGVATLPGYAQKKKKSKKDEAPRIVEAPAPLLQTKLDTISYAIGLEFGNMLKMQGLDSINNQALTKALQDALSNGTPLITKEQGNMSVSEYLQQLKAEKMQKNKVAGEQFLAENKTKPGVVTLPSGLQYQVITEGTGPKPTINDKVKTHYHGTLIDGTVFDSSVERGQPISFPVSGVIKGWTEALQLMPVGSKWKLFIPSELAYGERQAGPKIGPNSALVFDVELISIEK; from the coding sequence ATGATCAGAAAAGCCCTATTACTTGGAGTTTTGGGCGTGGCAACCTTACCAGGTTACGCGCAAAAGAAAAAGAAGTCTAAAAAAGACGAAGCACCCCGGATAGTAGAAGCGCCGGCGCCATTACTGCAGACCAAACTGGATACCATCAGCTATGCTATTGGCCTGGAATTTGGTAATATGCTGAAAATGCAGGGACTGGACAGCATCAACAATCAGGCGTTGACCAAAGCGCTGCAAGATGCCCTTAGCAACGGCACACCTTTGATTACAAAAGAACAAGGCAATATGAGTGTAAGCGAATATTTACAACAGTTAAAAGCTGAAAAAATGCAGAAAAACAAAGTAGCTGGCGAGCAGTTCCTGGCCGAAAATAAAACCAAACCAGGCGTGGTAACGCTGCCAAGTGGTTTACAGTACCAGGTGATCACTGAAGGAACAGGTCCTAAACCAACCATCAATGACAAAGTAAAAACTCATTACCACGGTACACTGATCGATGGTACCGTATTTGACAGCTCTGTAGAAAGAGGTCAGCCGATCTCCTTCCCTGTTAGCGGAGTTATCAAGGGTTGGACAGAAGCATTACAGTTAATGCCGGTAGGTTCCAAATGGAAGCTGTTCATACCATCTGAACTGGCTTACGGTGAGCGTCAGGCAGGTCCGAAAATCGGCCCTAACAGTGCGCTGGTATTTGATGTAGAACTGATCTCGATCGAGAAATAA
- a CDS encoding CocE/NonD family hydrolase translates to MRKLLLLFITALIMHTSCVKAINQDSLWVRENYIKKEVYIPMRDGVKLFTAIYMPKDKSEKHPILMSRTPYSCAPYGEDKFLPLWNSHFDTYLHEGYIFIMQDVRGRWMSEGTFVDVRPFNPEKKGKQDIDEASDTYDAIDWLVKNLEGNNGNVGILGISYPGFYSTMASLSGHPALKAVSPQAPVTDWFIGDDFHHNGAFFITDAFSFYTSFGKPRPKPTTVGPTGFDYHNTDNYDFYLRTGAVKNFTKLMGDSIAFWKDLVAHPNLDNWWKARNVRQFLNNVQPAMLEVGGLFDAEDCFGAWNTYKAIEQQSRKTNNRIVMGPWYHGQWASKTNDGSSLGNVRFGSATSKWYQENIEVPFFNYYLKGKGVDSIAEATIFFTGENQWRKLSQWPLPNVHNKSLYLQANGKLDFSKPLTTNSFTEYVSDPAKPVPYTEDVHFNRTISYMTDDQRFAARRPDVAVFESVILTEDVTLAGPLLAKLVVSTSGTDADFVVKLIDVFPNDFRYEQDAPSEHRRLNSATYPMGGYQMLVRGEIMRGKYRNSFEKPAPFKPDTPTDVNFSIPDVAHTFKKGHKIMVQVQSSWFPLVDRNPQVFTDIYTCDDKDFRKADIRIYHDAQHPSHIELPVIK, encoded by the coding sequence ATGAGAAAATTGTTATTGCTGTTCATTACAGCACTCATCATGCACACTTCCTGTGTGAAAGCAATCAACCAGGACTCCCTATGGGTGCGTGAGAACTATATCAAAAAAGAGGTATACATTCCGATGCGTGATGGCGTTAAATTATTTACCGCTATCTACATGCCGAAAGACAAGTCAGAGAAGCATCCTATCCTGATGTCGCGTACCCCCTACTCCTGCGCCCCTTACGGAGAAGACAAATTCCTGCCGCTCTGGAATAGCCACTTCGATACATATCTGCATGAAGGATACATTTTTATCATGCAGGATGTAAGAGGCCGCTGGATGAGTGAAGGCACCTTCGTTGACGTGCGTCCTTTCAATCCGGAGAAAAAGGGGAAGCAGGATATCGATGAAGCCAGCGACACCTACGATGCCATTGACTGGCTGGTAAAGAACCTGGAAGGTAACAATGGCAATGTGGGTATCCTGGGCATCTCGTATCCCGGATTTTATTCTACAATGGCCTCTCTGAGCGGTCACCCGGCACTGAAGGCAGTAAGCCCTCAGGCACCGGTGACAGACTGGTTCATCGGAGACGACTTCCACCATAATGGTGCGTTCTTTATCACAGATGCCTTTTCTTTCTATACCAGTTTTGGCAAGCCGAGGCCAAAGCCTACCACAGTAGGACCTACTGGTTTTGATTATCACAATACCGATAACTATGATTTTTACCTGCGTACCGGTGCTGTGAAGAACTTCACAAAACTAATGGGTGACAGTATCGCTTTCTGGAAAGACCTGGTAGCACATCCAAACCTGGACAACTGGTGGAAAGCACGTAATGTAAGGCAGTTCCTGAACAACGTACAACCAGCTATGCTGGAAGTAGGCGGACTGTTTGATGCGGAAGACTGTTTTGGCGCCTGGAATACCTACAAGGCAATCGAACAGCAGAGCAGGAAGACTAACAACCGTATTGTAATGGGACCATGGTATCATGGACAATGGGCTTCCAAGACCAATGATGGTTCCTCCCTGGGCAACGTACGTTTTGGGAGTGCTACCTCCAAATGGTATCAGGAGAATATAGAAGTACCATTCTTTAACTACTATCTGAAAGGCAAAGGGGTCGACAGCATTGCTGAGGCTACCATCTTCTTTACAGGTGAAAACCAGTGGCGCAAACTGTCTCAGTGGCCACTGCCAAACGTACACAACAAGTCACTGTATCTGCAGGCAAACGGCAAACTGGACTTCAGCAAACCACTGACCACTAACAGCTTTACGGAATATGTAAGTGACCCGGCCAAACCAGTACCTTATACAGAAGATGTGCATTTCAACCGTACCATCTCCTATATGACCGACGATCAGCGTTTCGCAGCAAGACGTCCGGATGTAGCCGTATTTGAATCAGTTATACTGACAGAAGATGTTACCCTGGCGGGACCATTGTTAGCGAAGCTCGTGGTAAGCACCAGCGGTACTGACGCTGACTTCGTAGTGAAGCTGATTGACGTATTCCCGAATGATTTCAGATATGAGCAGGACGCCCCTTCAGAACACCGCAGATTAAATTCTGCCACATATCCGATGGGCGGTTACCAGATGCTGGTACGTGGCGAGATCATGCGTGGAAAATACCGTAACAGTTTTGAAAAACCAGCGCCGTTCAAGCCTGACACGCCGACCGATGTGAACTTCAGCATACCGGACGTTGCACATACGTTCAAAAAAGGACATAAGATCATGGTACAGGTACAAAGCAGCTGGTTCCCGCTGGTAGACAGGAATCCACAGGTATTTACCGATATCTATACCTGCGACGATAAGGATTTCCGTAAGGCGGACATCAGAATTTACCACGATGCACAGCATCCGTCTCATATAGAATTGCCGGTAATCAAATAG
- a CDS encoding MmcQ/YjbR family DNA-binding protein has protein sequence MNIEQFREYCLALPAVTEEFPFGEETLVYKVKGKIFALTQLDNFESINLKCDPEIAVELRERYEGVTPGYHMNKKHWNTVEVHANIPSRLIYEWIKDSYDLVVKSLPKKDREALLS, from the coding sequence ATGAATATTGAACAATTCCGGGAATACTGTCTGGCACTGCCAGCCGTCACTGAAGAGTTTCCTTTCGGTGAAGAGACACTGGTGTATAAAGTAAAAGGGAAGATCTTTGCTTTGACACAGCTTGATAACTTCGAAAGTATCAATCTGAAGTGTGATCCTGAAATAGCGGTGGAATTACGCGAGCGCTATGAAGGTGTGACACCTGGTTACCACATGAATAAGAAACACTGGAATACCGTAGAAGTGCATGCTAATATCCCCAGCCGTCTGATCTATGAGTGGATCAAAGACTCGTATGACCTTGTTGTAAAGTCACTACCAAAGAAAGACAGGGAAGCCCTGTTATCTTAG
- the gcvP gene encoding aminomethyl-transferring glycine dehydrogenase produces the protein MNLFDIQQNEFVGRHIGPNEAETKHMLDTVGVSSLEELVSKTVPGAIRMQHPLAVPAAMSESDYLRHLKEVSLKNQVFRNYIGQGYYDTITPSVILRNVFENPGWYTQYTPYQAEIAQGRLESLLNFQTMVSDLTGLPIANASLLDEATAAAEAMAMFFSALNKDHDKLSRPKFFVDVNTFPQTTDVIYTRATPLNIEVVVGDYNTAVIDETYFGALVQYPNSIGGVEDYRSFIEKAHAAGAYVAMATDLLALTLLASPGELGADAALGSAQRFGVPLGFGGPHAAFFAVKDEFKRNIPGRIIGVSIDAQGGRALRMALQTREQHIKREKATSNICTAQALLANMAAMYAVYHGPKGLKNIATRVAILTNALAQKLRGKGLELGASFFFDTIEVRVSNSAAIKNKAEAIGINFFYPEAGRVIISLDETVTIQDVNDILGIFEAGSINSDSPELKATSVPAGLERTSSYLVHPVFNTHHSESEMMRYMKMLENKDLSLNTSMISLGSCTMKLNAATEMIPLSWSHWSKMHPFAPKSQTGGYQQIVDELSDYLCKVTAFDACSLQPNSGAQGEYAGLLVIKAYHESRGEGHRNVMLIPISAHGTNPASAVMAGFKVVVVKALENGYIDVTDLKAKAAQYAENLAGIMITYPSTYGVYEESVKDICNAIHENGGQVYMDGANMNAQVGLTAPGLIGADVCHLNLHKTFAIPHGGGGPGMGPICVGKHLAPFLPGHVNLDTKAQTNAVSAAPYGSASILLISYAYIRLLGFDGLKQASQFAILNANYMKARLEKAYDILYNGVNGTCAHEFIVDLRPFKASAGVEAEDVAKRLMDYGFHAPTLSFPVPGTIMIEPTESEDKDELDRFCDALLAIREEIAAVENGTADKLNNVLKHAPHTQFVITADEWTRPYTRQQAAYPLDYVKLNKFWPSISRVNNTHGDRNLICTCEPVSAYAEAEA, from the coding sequence ATGAATCTTTTTGATATACAACAGAATGAATTTGTTGGCCGTCACATCGGGCCAAATGAAGCTGAGACTAAACACATGCTGGATACCGTTGGGGTGTCTTCTCTTGAAGAGCTGGTGAGCAAAACAGTACCCGGAGCGATCCGTATGCAGCATCCGCTGGCAGTGCCTGCGGCGATGAGTGAGAGTGATTACCTCCGTCATCTGAAAGAAGTATCTCTTAAGAATCAGGTGTTCCGAAACTACATCGGACAGGGTTATTACGATACCATCACACCAAGTGTGATCTTACGTAACGTGTTTGAAAATCCAGGATGGTACACCCAGTACACTCCATACCAGGCGGAAATCGCGCAGGGTCGTCTGGAAAGCCTCCTGAACTTCCAGACTATGGTAAGCGACCTGACTGGTTTGCCTATCGCTAACGCGTCCCTGCTGGATGAAGCAACTGCCGCTGCTGAGGCAATGGCCATGTTCTTCAGTGCACTGAACAAAGACCACGACAAACTGTCCCGTCCTAAGTTCTTTGTTGACGTGAACACTTTCCCACAAACGACAGACGTAATTTACACCCGTGCTACTCCGCTGAACATCGAAGTAGTAGTAGGTGACTACAATACTGCTGTAATCGACGAAACCTACTTTGGTGCACTGGTACAGTACCCGAATAGCATAGGTGGCGTGGAAGATTACCGTTCTTTCATTGAGAAAGCACATGCAGCGGGTGCTTATGTAGCAATGGCGACTGACCTGCTGGCACTTACACTCCTGGCATCGCCTGGTGAACTGGGCGCAGATGCGGCTTTAGGTTCTGCACAGCGTTTTGGTGTTCCATTAGGTTTCGGTGGACCACACGCTGCTTTCTTCGCTGTTAAAGATGAATTCAAACGTAACATTCCCGGCCGTATCATCGGTGTGAGCATAGACGCACAGGGAGGCCGCGCACTGCGTATGGCACTCCAGACACGCGAGCAGCACATCAAACGTGAGAAAGCTACTTCCAATATCTGTACCGCACAGGCACTGCTGGCTAACATGGCCGCTATGTACGCTGTATATCATGGTCCTAAAGGCCTGAAAAATATCGCTACACGCGTAGCGATCCTGACCAACGCACTGGCGCAGAAACTGAGAGGTAAAGGTCTGGAACTGGGTGCTTCCTTCTTCTTCGATACTATCGAAGTACGTGTGAGCAACAGTGCTGCTATCAAAAACAAAGCAGAAGCAATTGGCATTAACTTCTTTTACCCTGAAGCTGGCCGCGTGATCATCTCTCTCGATGAGACTGTGACCATCCAGGACGTAAATGATATTCTCGGCATCTTCGAAGCAGGTTCCATCAACAGCGACAGTCCTGAACTGAAAGCTACCAGCGTACCTGCTGGTCTGGAAAGAACTTCCTCTTACCTGGTACACCCTGTGTTCAACACTCATCACAGCGAGTCTGAGATGATGCGTTACATGAAAATGCTGGAAAACAAAGATCTGTCGCTGAACACGTCTATGATCTCTCTGGGTAGCTGTACCATGAAACTGAACGCAGCTACTGAAATGATCCCGCTGAGCTGGAGCCACTGGAGCAAAATGCATCCATTCGCACCTAAATCTCAGACAGGTGGTTATCAGCAGATCGTTGATGAACTGAGCGATTACCTGTGTAAAGTAACAGCTTTCGATGCTTGTAGCCTCCAACCTAACAGTGGTGCACAGGGCGAATATGCTGGTCTGCTGGTTATTAAGGCATATCACGAAAGCAGAGGTGAAGGTCACCGTAATGTGATGCTGATCCCTATCTCTGCACACGGTACAAACCCTGCTTCCGCAGTAATGGCTGGCTTCAAGGTAGTAGTAGTAAAAGCGCTGGAAAACGGTTATATCGATGTAACCGACCTGAAAGCGAAAGCAGCTCAGTATGCTGAGAACCTGGCAGGTATCATGATCACTTACCCTTCTACATACGGTGTGTATGAAGAGAGTGTGAAAGACATCTGTAACGCTATTCACGAAAACGGTGGTCAGGTATATATGGATGGTGCAAACATGAACGCACAGGTAGGTCTGACCGCTCCTGGTCTGATCGGTGCTGACGTTTGTCACCTGAACCTTCACAAGACCTTCGCTATTCCTCATGGCGGTGGTGGTCCTGGCATGGGCCCGATTTGCGTAGGTAAACACCTGGCGCCATTCCTGCCTGGTCACGTCAACCTGGATACAAAAGCACAGACAAACGCAGTATCTGCAGCACCGTACGGTTCTGCTTCTATCCTGCTGATCTCCTATGCATATATCCGTCTGCTCGGCTTTGATGGGCTGAAACAGGCTTCCCAGTTCGCTATCCTGAATGCTAACTACATGAAGGCACGTCTGGAAAAAGCATATGATATCCTGTATAATGGTGTTAACGGTACCTGCGCACACGAATTCATCGTTGACCTGCGTCCGTTCAAAGCATCTGCCGGTGTTGAAGCCGAAGATGTGGCAAAACGCCTGATGGACTACGGTTTCCACGCTCCTACCCTGAGCTTCCCTGTACCAGGCACGATCATGATCGAGCCTACAGAGAGCGAGGATAAAGATGAACTGGATCGTTTCTGTGATGCATTACTGGCTATCCGTGAAGAGATCGCAGCTGTAGAAAATGGTACTGCTGATAAACTGAATAACGTACTGAAACATGCACCGCATACACAGTTCGTTATCACGGCGGACGAATGGACCCGTCCATACACCCGTCAGCAGGCAGCTTATCCACTGGACTACGTGAAACTGAACAAATTCTGGCCTTCTATCAGCCGCGTAAATAACACTCATGGTGATCGTAACCTGATCTGTACCTGTGAGCCAGTAAGCGCTTATGCAGAAGCAGAGGCTTAA
- a CDS encoding YkgJ family cysteine cluster protein — MDELLINWEQKAQEQQKANKQFLQKLQSKRGRGVEKLLPDMHDEAFSHVDCLKCANCCKTISPRFKMPDIKRISKYLGMKESAFIAQYLRMDEDGDYVVKFSPCPFLDADNYCSIYDARPGDCENYPYTDSFDFIKRPNITYLNSTICPAVYYVLDKLKKVTKL; from the coding sequence ATGGACGAATTACTTATTAACTGGGAGCAGAAAGCCCAGGAGCAGCAGAAAGCCAACAAACAGTTTCTGCAGAAACTACAGTCAAAGCGGGGAAGGGGTGTAGAGAAGTTATTACCTGATATGCACGATGAGGCTTTCAGTCATGTGGACTGCCTGAAATGTGCCAATTGCTGTAAAACGATCAGCCCGCGCTTTAAAATGCCCGATATTAAACGCATTTCCAAATACCTGGGCATGAAGGAGTCTGCATTTATTGCGCAATACCTGCGTATGGATGAGGATGGCGATTATGTAGTGAAATTCAGTCCGTGTCCTTTCCTGGATGCCGATAACTACTGCAGCATCTACGATGCCCGTCCGGGCGATTGTGAGAATTATCCTTATACAGACAGCTTCGATTTTATCAAGCGACCTAATATCACCTACCTGAACAGCACGATCTGTCCGGCAGTTTATTATGTGCTGGATAAATTAAAGAAAGTCACAAAACTGTAG
- a CDS encoding MFS transporter translates to MDNPATIKNDPYASLRIPEFNYYLVIRFALVFALAMQFTIVEWKVNALTHDPWSLGLIGLAEVIPAVLVAPFAGHIVDKREKRGLLLLCVLAYVLIGTGLFLLTWDKAVEGISVKSVLNMVYALVFLGGIARAFLSPANFSLMALIVPRTLYANASTWSSSSWQIGGMAGPALGGLFIYFLGIHWSMLLVVGIFLIPLYCLIKIKPKPIYYKEQGESFLEGLTKGMRFVWHTKVVLNAMALDMFAVLFGGAVSMLPIFATDVLHVGSLEFGFLRAAVAVGSLTTMFVLAYKPLVHHPGLKLLAAVFGFGVCIIVFGLSTSFILSFFALLISGMLDGISVIIRQTILQLKTPDDMRGRVAAVSSMFVGSSNELGAFESGFMARAIGLVPSVVFGGCVTLGVVVTTYIISPAMRKLDLKA, encoded by the coding sequence GTGGATAATCCGGCTACTATTAAGAACGACCCTTACGCTTCGTTACGCATACCTGAATTCAACTATTACCTCGTCATCCGTTTTGCGCTGGTCTTCGCACTGGCCATGCAATTCACCATTGTTGAATGGAAAGTGAATGCACTTACGCATGATCCATGGTCGCTCGGTCTCATCGGTCTGGCGGAAGTCATTCCGGCAGTACTTGTTGCGCCTTTCGCAGGACATATTGTGGATAAAAGGGAGAAACGCGGCTTATTGCTACTCTGTGTGCTGGCTTATGTGCTCATTGGAACCGGATTGTTCCTGCTTACGTGGGATAAGGCAGTGGAAGGGATTTCCGTTAAATCGGTACTTAACATGGTGTATGCGCTGGTATTTCTTGGTGGTATAGCGAGGGCTTTTCTGAGTCCTGCCAACTTCTCACTCATGGCGTTGATCGTACCCAGAACCCTGTATGCCAATGCTTCAACGTGGAGCAGCAGCTCCTGGCAGATCGGCGGAATGGCAGGTCCCGCACTCGGAGGACTGTTCATTTACTTCCTCGGTATACACTGGTCCATGCTACTGGTGGTGGGTATCTTTCTGATACCATTGTACTGCCTTATTAAGATCAAACCTAAGCCTATCTACTATAAAGAACAGGGTGAAAGCTTCCTGGAAGGACTTACCAAGGGAATGCGTTTTGTATGGCATACCAAGGTTGTGCTGAATGCCATGGCGCTCGATATGTTTGCGGTGCTGTTTGGTGGTGCAGTATCGATGCTGCCTATCTTTGCCACGGACGTGCTGCATGTAGGATCGCTGGAATTCGGGTTCCTGCGTGCGGCGGTCGCTGTCGGTTCGCTTACTACCATGTTCGTACTGGCGTATAAACCACTGGTGCATCATCCCGGGCTTAAACTACTGGCAGCCGTCTTCGGTTTCGGTGTTTGTATTATCGTATTCGGGCTTTCCACCAGCTTCATACTTTCCTTCTTCGCACTACTGATCAGCGGAATGCTGGACGGTATCAGTGTTATTATCCGTCAGACCATCCTGCAGTTAAAAACGCCGGATGACATGCGCGGGCGGGTGGCAGCTGTCAGTTCCATGTTCGTCGGTTCCTCCAACGAACTGGGGGCATTCGAGAGCGGATTTATGGCCCGGGCAATCGGTCTGGTACCCTCTGTAGTATTTGGCGGATGTGTCACACTGGGCGTAGTGGTCACTACCTACATCATCTCTCCGGCCATGCGTAAGCTGGATCTTAAAGCCTGA
- a CDS encoding carboxy terminal-processing peptidase has translation MRRMKVIIPVALLSISMGVLAFSKLHKEDPPGRYEVIMGLVGQILTQGHYQPKEINDAYSKEVFDKYLKSLDPEKKFFLKSDVDGLKAVSTHIDDELQGAPLECFNAVNTLIKQRVTEAAAIYPEILAQPFDFSKEEKVTLDPDKVDYPANEEARKDAWRKVLKYRVLEKFVELQESRDKAKDQKDKAAAEKPKTDAELEVEARAKVKTVYDRYFDRLKNKQDDNERFSMFINAITTTMDPHTDFFPPAEKRAFEEQMAGKFFGIGAQLKEEDGKIKITSIVTGSASWKDGRLKANDAILKVGQGDKEPVDVTGYAVEDAVKLIRGSKGSIVKLTVKSVDGTQKVIDIVRDEVVLDDTFAKSAIINGQHKLGYIYLPEFYADFNDRNGARCAEDVAKEITKLKAENVEGIILDLRFNGGGSLQDVVQMAGLFIPEGPIVQVKSRSGDPMILRDRDKSVQYGGPLAIMVNEYSASASEIMAAAMQDYKRAVIIGSTTFGKGTVQRMLNLDDFYSNKELGALGAIKLTQQKFYRANGGSTQLKGVTSDILLPDPYYEVAERKDDDALAWDEIPKAPYSVWMEPVPVDALKKSSEKRIASSEAFKMMNDNIVTLKKMESQEAYSLNLQTYKAEQKTNTNALKRYDAVNDKVKELNIVSLKTDLDRLAGDSSKLARNKDWLKFRQKDIYLDEAVNVMNDLIALSYPKLQGKPANK, from the coding sequence ATGAGAAGAATGAAAGTGATTATACCAGTTGCCCTGCTCTCCATCTCCATGGGGGTTTTAGCATTCAGCAAACTGCATAAAGAAGATCCTCCAGGCAGATACGAGGTGATCATGGGCCTGGTTGGACAAATACTCACTCAGGGACACTACCAGCCTAAGGAAATTAACGATGCCTATTCTAAGGAAGTTTTTGATAAATACCTGAAGAGCCTGGACCCGGAGAAGAAGTTTTTTCTTAAAAGTGATGTCGACGGACTGAAAGCCGTATCTACACATATAGACGACGAATTACAGGGAGCACCACTGGAATGCTTCAATGCCGTAAATACCCTGATCAAACAGCGCGTAACAGAAGCTGCCGCTATCTACCCGGAGATCCTGGCACAGCCTTTTGACTTCTCCAAAGAAGAAAAGGTAACGCTGGACCCTGATAAGGTGGATTATCCGGCTAACGAGGAAGCCCGTAAGGATGCCTGGAGGAAAGTACTGAAATACCGTGTGCTGGAGAAATTTGTGGAACTGCAGGAAAGCCGTGACAAAGCAAAAGACCAGAAAGATAAAGCTGCTGCCGAGAAGCCTAAAACTGATGCTGAACTGGAAGTGGAAGCACGGGCCAAAGTAAAAACAGTGTACGATCGTTATTTCGATCGCCTGAAAAATAAACAGGATGACAATGAACGTTTCAGTATGTTCATTAATGCCATCACTACTACCATGGACCCGCATACTGACTTCTTCCCGCCTGCTGAGAAGCGCGCCTTTGAAGAGCAGATGGCTGGTAAATTCTTCGGTATCGGTGCACAGCTGAAGGAAGAAGACGGTAAGATCAAGATCACCAGCATTGTAACAGGTAGCGCCAGCTGGAAAGATGGTCGCCTGAAAGCAAATGATGCGATCCTGAAAGTAGGACAGGGTGATAAAGAACCTGTTGACGTGACAGGTTATGCGGTGGAAGATGCCGTTAAACTGATCCGCGGTAGCAAAGGTTCCATCGTTAAACTGACTGTGAAAAGTGTAGACGGTACCCAGAAAGTCATCGACATCGTGCGTGACGAAGTGGTACTGGACGATACATTTGCGAAATCCGCCATTATCAACGGTCAGCATAAACTGGGCTATATCTATCTCCCTGAATTCTACGCAGACTTCAACGATAGAAATGGCGCCCGTTGTGCAGAAGACGTAGCTAAAGAGATCACTAAACTGAAAGCAGAGAATGTGGAAGGTATCATCCTTGACCTGCGTTTCAACGGAGGTGGTTCCCTGCAGGACGTGGTACAGATGGCTGGCCTGTTCATTCCGGAAGGTCCTATTGTTCAGGTAAAATCCCGTAGTGGCGATCCGATGATCCTGCGTGACCGTGATAAGAGTGTACAGTATGGTGGCCCGCTGGCTATCATGGTAAATGAATACAGTGCGTCTGCATCTGAGATCATGGCTGCTGCTATGCAGGATTACAAACGTGCGGTGATTATTGGTAGTACTACTTTCGGTAAAGGTACCGTACAGCGTATGCTGAACCTGGACGATTTCTATTCCAATAAAGAGCTGGGTGCGCTGGGCGCTATTAAACTTACCCAGCAGAAGTTCTACCGTGCAAATGGTGGTTCTACCCAGCTGAAAGGCGTGACTTCCGATATCCTGTTGCCTGATCCATATTATGAAGTGGCAGAGCGTAAGGATGATGATGCGCTGGCATGGGATGAGATCCCGAAAGCACCATATAGTGTGTGGATGGAGCCGGTACCGGTAGATGCGCTGAAGAAAAGCAGTGAGAAACGTATCGCTTCCAGCGAAGCATTCAAAATGATGAATGACAACATTGTCACACTGAAGAAAATGGAAAGCCAGGAAGCTTATTCACTGAACCTGCAAACATATAAAGCAGAGCAGAAGACAAACACGAATGCCCTGAAACGTTATGATGCAGTGAATGATAAAGTGAAGGAACTGAACATTGTAAGTCTGAAAACTGACCTCGACAGACTGGCGGGTGATTCTTCCAAACTGGCCCGTAACAAAGACTGGTTAAAATTCAGGCAGAAAGACATCTATCTGGATGAGGCGGTAAATGTAATGAACGATCTGATCGCATTATCTTACCCTAAACTACAGGGTAAACCGGCTAACAAATAA